ATTGGGCTCTCATTCTTACACGATACAATTAGAACATTACGTATATTGTTTACTCTTTCTTTCGTTGATATTTCAGCGAATCAAACAAGATCTTTTACTTTTCCTCCTACGTTTAGTTTACATGCTCCAGGGAGCATGTCACTCCCATTGTCATTACGCCAATTGAACTGTTCAATTGGCATAAAAATCgttatacctaatttatttcgtttggGAGAAATGATATAAACTTTTTGATGTTGGCCGTTGCTGGATTTTGTTATCGCTCGTCTTTCTTTTCTTACCTAATATAAACCCTTACACATATTATAGAACAAAGTCCACAGctacgtctgtctgtctattcgcaatatacttaaaaactgatgcatggattttcatgcggtttcacCAATGGACAGTATGATttcagaggaaggtttaggtgtagatttattttgtttttacccgagcaaagccgggatgggccgaAAACACGACgcattacaaacatttttacacattttgtgtacattttaatttacaatttctcTTTTACGCTTTCCCTTTCATACTGCGACCCGAAAATTACGGTCTGTTTGTCTGTGACTTTGAACGCGGTAACAATGTGAAGGTTAGTGATAACCTAATGAATGTGACACACTTTTTTAACCTACTGCGTCGCCCTAAAGAGGGTTATGTGctgagtaaaaaaatatatataggtagaaGATATGTATGAGCTCCGTGGCGTGATGGTTAACATGCCTGTCCGCTACttaggtcccgggttcgaccccggtcaggtcgagatggaaaatgatctttttcagattgacctgggttttggatatttatctatatatcgcAGTAAGGTAGAAAGATAGAAAaaggatataattatatgccggaatatagttataagaaagcaatttataggtatataattataaaacgtaTTAAGTTTAGTGATGTGATTATATTACTggattaattatgtaatattatatttttttctatcttaTTGCGATAtaattgatatgataatatgtcatataatatatctgaTGATATTATGTGTGTCGGATACTTTTTACATCGCAATCCTTACAAGCGACTCGGGCTAaaccatatttaaaaaagtaacctatgttacTCATAAAGGTTTCGTcttctctgtgccaaatttcatcagcCCGACCGCAtagttttttgagtttattcattacaaacaaaaaaataataagtacaaatcttttctctttataatattagtaagttaGTATGAATTCGTAtagttatatgtaaataaaatatagtctcgGCGTCCAATACGATTTTTTTGGCTTTAGGCATCGAGACTTTAATGTTCTTGGGGCAGAGGCGCACGGGGATTGTACAGAGAGCTCAGCAAACAGCTTTCTCGCACAGCGAATTTCCATTGCAATTCAGCGCGGGAATGCTGCCTGTTTGATGGGTACCATGCCTTCTTTAGATATTTccaatttataagttattttgaagttagatagtttttagtttaaattaatacaatttggtgtttttattgttataaaaaatatccgtTAATCGATGTATCAATGATcgcatataaatattagataattCCCGGCTTGTCGGAAGAGCCACATCGCAAACAGAGCGTGGTAGAAACGTGCCTGGCGAGCTGAGACGAGGTTCAACATAACTCATAGCATCTCGCGatcgtaaattaataataaacctaTCGATTAACTAGTCAGCTATTTGCCAAGGTCAGGAAATTTAACCAGCTGTTGCCCGTGACTCAGCTCGCGATAGGTTTAGCCGTGACAAAGTGAGAGACAGTCTGATGACAGATGAATTCGCATATATAAttctagcttttgtccgcggcttcgtccgcgtgtaTTTCATAGTGAAATCTCGGTTTCGGTCTCCCTTCGGGGTGGAATTTCCAAagatcctctcttagtgctcacctacactccccatATTCCAAAtgtcagcttcctacgcccagtagtttcggttGTACGTTGTCTGgaagtcagtcagtcactcagtaacggaagagttttatatacatagatttGTATGGATGTATGAGCCaaatttcttacaaaaatgatatttctgTCAAAGGCTTTAATTTTTAGGAAATTACTCCTCACAGTGgccataataaattcattttatttagtctACTGTGACCACATTGTCTACATTGTCAATGtctaaaagtttttaaagcTTTTAATACGAAAAACTGTTCCCATTGAAGGATATTTAAGCGGGTAAAGACGCGGGTAAACGCAGCTAGCATATCAATAGGTTTACCAATGAAATCGTGTAGGTGGATATCATGTTTCACTATTTTTTCCAACACAATGTACGAACACAACACTTACTTGTGATTACTTCTcacttttttgtgaaattatcTTTGGAAACATGTTTGTATGACGCCCGCTTCTCACACAAACAATGTACATTGTGAGCATGGAAAGTAATACGGCTGAATTTGGGCGgcactataataatatctatgaTTAGGAATAATTGGTAGCTTAATTATCTCTCCTATCATCGGACCTCAGCTTTCATCTTTAGTTATCAGACGattgtttttaacccccgacgcaaaaagactacgttataagtttaaccagtaagtgtgtctgtctgtctgtggacTGTAGCCCATCAACagatgaaccgatttggatgcggtttttttattttattagccaATTATTATGCGGTAGttgttagataaaatattctattccTGTTGATCTAAACCATGCGTAATACAACTGAGAAAaacgcatcaaattccatccaatagtttttacgttttgcgcgaacaaacatagctcaCTTAggtacagttttattatatgcatagatataaatgtattagatatatagatatagacaCCAGACATCGTGGTGTCGCAGCCCCGAATGACGAAAGAGACTAATCGGCATGTAACCAACCCGGCCATtacgtaataaaattgaaaatgtctCAAAGTTGAATGAGTAACGGTGAATTTGTAACATTGCGTGTTTGACTCAGAGTCGGATCTGCTTTCTCTTTCCTACGGAGAAATGTATGACATCATTTGTATTGTCACGTTAAAGGTCCGAACCATGAATTTTACTTAAGGTTGTCACCATTTACGTACTAAGTAAGctgcataaaaattatattggatTACGTGACTTATTTAGGCCTTCAATAACCtgtagtataatataattttatacaaaaatgtttcttaGGAGACAAGCTTTTATAGTCTTCAATGTGTTGTATTCAATGCGTTACAAAAATCATATCTGTTGGGGAGTTCCCTTGTCAGGGGCGGATTCTAGGTGAATAATCAGGTAATgcttattgtaataatatattgtgatccaaactaaacgtgcatacaaaatttctgTTCGATGAGTTGAAGATATCTGAAGAAAAATTCCACAAacatatgatatttatataaaatgtttgtgtaataatgttttttcagGTGCAACTaacataaaagcttgtgtaaatttgtttaagGTTTCGAATTGAGTGAAAAGGTACAAAGAGTGTAATAAAACTTGGGGTTTATGGAATAGAACAGTTAAGCTATAATaacatatgtatttatctAATTCAACGAGTCAAATTTTATGTGTTGACAACCCTGTCGAGCGCCATTTTAGCATTTAcgatctttaaaattaaaatggttgTGTGTCAAATTGTTTACGCAAAAACgaaagtaaaattatgtttttacacgccATGTTAGGTTGAAGTGTAGGTAATTTAgcataatatcaaaattctaAGTCTGATAGGTAtctcacaatgtttttttagaaaattcgTTGACATCTCTGTTTTTGGTGTTATCTTTAAATACATGGAGCCCTTGTTGTAGTTATGGCatagtttttaaatgttatgtaaatatttaattttttccgtaagtaattattctattctataatgatattttgttcaaaagaataaaataaatcccttttcccactaatattataaaggcgaactTCATGCTCAAACGGCTGCGGTAGCTAATACCTctgattaatattaatcacttttgaccaaatcctactTTCAACTTAACTAACTACACTTAGGTAAAAtctgatagtcaatggcgcttagtaactttatttgtaacagatatatatgtatatatctaatcgatatttttaacataaattttagcAGCGCACATCTGACACAATATTTGCACACGATTATATACGGTTAAACATTGctgcatttttataattataacactcTATGGGtccttatatataatttcaatgttttgcaaataatcTTTATAGTGCATTTGctaatttctttctttttgaaTTAGAGACATGAAGCCATTAGCTATAGCCATCTCGCACCCTGAGTGGGTCACTGACCCAATCAATTGCGTCGTATTCGGCACACACTCGTCCCACATACTCGGGCGGGACATCCTGTAGAAAACTCAAAGGCAACCGATTTTGCTTCgtgttgaatattttaatgtcaacGCGAAAGTATTGGCTAAGAAACTTCTTCTTCAAAGTCGTAtatcctcatggctgagggtcgtggtcattacgtggaatgaaacacacacaacaactgtcttggcactattaatggggTGGTATGCCGTTGCtgtcttcatttcacacacaagttaataatccaccagtgtgcaggtttcctcacgatgatttccttcaccggaagcaggtgTCTGTGAAAATCAGAAGGGAGTGAAAGGAGTGtgaatgagtcagattggtatacaaactcatgtggtacgagtaggttTCAAACCTGGgaactttcgatccacaggcgggataaccattacaccaccaccgcctcAAAAACTGGGCTAGAAACCTAGTGAGTAGTGAAAAGACAAACTCCTCGCACACTAGCACCAccttagatttttattaatttttatttcttagcgaaaattaattaaacagaTTACGCCACactaaataaagtattttagtagaatgtaggtattttagtttttgataatacaatgtggtcacagttgactaaacgGAATTTATTGCCCATCGTTTTCggtttagtcaactgtgacaTTACGCAAACATTGTGAtggaaaactaaatattttctgttttatctATTGTAGCATAAtctgttaatatattttttactttttactaagtaaatttaacgtaaccttatatttaactagcgaCATGCCCCGACTTCGCACGGGGGCAATATTAACTTTCTTTTTGAATCTATAAAAACtcgcattaaaatccgttgaaTACAAGATCTAAGCTGGTTGGGCTGGATAGGTCTGTCCCAatgattaaagaaaaattttatctatggtctgcccctaatatacaatatatatatatatatatatatatatatatatatatatatatatatatatatatatatatacatatatatatatatatattatatgttttcatatattataaGCACCACGAACAAAAACCTACATAGGTTTATACGTGGTAAGGCGAGTCACTACAGTCATAGTTCTTAAGCATCAATTTACATTTGGTACtggtttcaaaattttaattattttcccaCAAGTATTGTTAGGGTTTTCGTTTAATATGATGATGGCAGAAAATACTCCCACATATGTAGGGACAGACCGACAGCAggaagtgactttgttttgatatacgaTGTAATGATAACGCTAAAACACAGTTTAAACGTTCGCGCAGCTTTTGTTGGACATCGTGTTATTAACTAAGCATACCTATCTATatcccaaatttcatcaaaattggtttaaTGGCTGTGAAAGCGTGAAAGACAGAcctttacatttataatgttagtatggaTAAATCACATAAATTAAACTCATAAATCACCATAAACTCATAAATATACCgaactaacaaacatacggGGTGATTTTTATAGTGGCCGGTTGTTAGAAATATGATGTCATCCCTCTATGGGAATGCTGTTAATACTCTATTCCttttatgtatacattttaatttcgtcGATGGCTGTGTTGATATGTATTCTCATTAAAACTCGTACAAAACCTACAAATTATGTCTGGTATACACTATCGCTgcacagttcgccaaacttttgCGTATTCGGTATACATCGCTGGTgttttattgcggtaaataaaatctctcatacaaactacgcataCGATATCtatccgagttcggcgatagttcTGTAGCCGGCAGTAGATATGGagtaaaaatcttattgtAATGGATAAACGTGATTCCTATTAACTGATATTTTGATAGCTAGATGTAGTGCACATGTTTTTTGGCAAGAGGTTGAACCGTTACCAAGATTTTGCATAATTATCAGATTTGTAAGCGACACATAAGCGACAGAATAAGCTCAAGTGGTACACGGATGGTACACTTTTGACCTGCAGGCCTactatcaacttttacagaacgattccaatgcaattAGGAACCTAatatgaatcgcattcatacaaaaaattaagtcgatggtacaaatttgcgatgcagttcagtttaggtcgtaaagcggatcgcgttaagagatgatggtagcCCCCTGTACTAGTTTCTAGTTTGAATATCTTTAAAGCTAGATGACCTGGCCCTGTCAAAAGGGCAAACCCGAAAAATGCTGGCTTAATGtcatcaaggatgatatgcgtgccaatggtctgacaacgaAGTGGAGACGATAAAGTATGAAAGCTAACCTGGGCACCGAtactcaacggctgaggagtTACTTATACCAGCATAATAAAAATCTCGACCACTTATCTCACAATTTGTTGCGACTTTCAAAACAGATTTTCCCGATGATTGGACCGATTTCGATGTCAATTTGCTGATCAAATCTAGACATATCTATAGGAAAGCAGTTAATTTGAGAGCCGTATTCGCGTCACGTACAAACTTTCCATTAAATTTCTCTTTGAATTCATTACTGCAAGTATAAAATGTCTATTACATTATACTAAATCCGACTAattgcgtcccggggctttgctcctgtgggaatttcaggataaaaagtaccctatatgttattccagattatatccTACctgtgtaacaaatttcataataatccgtccagtagatttttcgtgaaatagtaacaaacacacataccgCGATAGTGTTGAGCTGTCTACGCAATATCGCCAAActcagatgccgacgcgaatgcataaGATCATTGCACAGTTTGTATCAATTAGAACCAACACAAGGAAAATCTAGCAATGTACGTCGGAATCGCAAAATTTTCGCGGTCTGTCtctagtgtggagccggcgtTAGGGGGACACGGAGCATATAGCCTACCTAACCCACGCACATGAAGCTGTTTTGGGAaattgctatatttttatagattttgatGAGATACAGAATACACCAAGCCAAGCAATTGTGTGAAAATTCACAAGCAGATTTCACTGTCATTAAAACAATTCTCAGCCGCAATGAGAAGTAGTAAAAGttgtattatttcaatataaaatagttaaagaAATCGAAAcggaaaatatttgaaatgctTTGTTATCGAAAGAGAGttcatacctatatatatatactaaatagtATGAAAAAAGCCGCTCTCTGTCtatctatatacctatgtatatacctatatatatatatactaaatagtATGAAAAAAGCCGCTCTCTGTCtatctatatacctatgtatgcttagatctctAAAATTAGGCATCGGATTTTAATCCgggttttattatgttttaagaGATTGCAAAAaagatcaattttaattaaagattcaattgtcaatattatttgtaagtcCTGGCCAAACTGCATATTTGCTGAATCAAATTACGTGTTGACAGCCTTggctaaaatgtttttttctttcattacaGAATCAAGAAAACTCTTCGGAGGATACAGAATAACCCCAACTCACTGTAAAGCATCCAGAGCAGCCAAATATAACAGAGGAAACACAATATGCATGTTCAATCACGAATGTGTCCAAAGAGGGGGAGAAGTAGTGGGGGCTTGCATGGATGGATTCCTTTTCGGAGCATGCTGTCAACTTAAAAGTGACAGTCAATCACATATACCTAAAGGACCGGGTGTAGTCATGACAAGTTACCTGGATTACCCTGAAGCAGAAAGCGACACTGCAGATTATGAATCTGAAAACTTAGACGCATGGCACAACAGCTTCAAACCTGTAGTCACTCCTGGATACAGACCTGGAGTCTCATCTTCTCCAAAACCTGATGGGAATACCGAATCTGTTATATCTGATGGATTAACACAAATCACTAATACTTTGTTGAATTCccctgaaaaagaaaacaattatatattcaaaCCCGAAAGACCAGGAACTGTTTATACTCATAGCACAATAGACCACAATTTAGCTGATactatacttttaaataaaaacggaTCAATAGCAGATAATGTAGCTAGACCTTcagattttaatatacaaatatcttCAATGCAAACCAAACCTACAGTGTCTCCATTATCTACTTCAACTACACCTACATCTAAAGTTGTATCAACTCATAGACCTGTATATACTAAGCCAGTCTTTAAACCGAAGCCAAAGCCACAAGCATCTTCTacagaaaattacattatggTATCTACTGTGACAAAAGAAAATCCGAAAGTAACAGAACTATCATCTATTGATAGTATAAtacaaatgttaaataatactCCAAGTTTAAGTGACGAAATTACATCGCCTTCATCTGATATGGCAGAGCATAAATCATCGTTAGGATCAACTGTATCATCATGGGGTGAAGCAGGATATGGAAGCAACTATATAAACTATTACGTATCGCCTGGTCATTACGTCACAGTAAAGCCTGGCACAAGTCTTTATTCAACGACATCTGCTTATATCCCCGAGAGATATACGACCCCAAAACCACAAAATAAGACCCCAATCAGTTCTACAATTCATACTTTAAAACCAGTAAGCGTGTACTCAAGTACCCACGCGTATTACACGAAAAAACCATATACACCTAACAGTATACCAGAAGTAGTAAAAACTACTGCAAGACCACAATATTCCTCTCCTTCATCTGCGTCACAATCGACTCAGCAAGCAATAGATGCATTCAATAATTATCCAACAGATCCAAGCAATTTTGGTCCGAGTCTCACTACATTTACATATGTTACATCAAGTACCACTCCAGCGCCACCTTCAAGCACGAGAAGTCCTAGTCCACCTTATACTAGTTATATAACAGGATCAACTCCAGCAAAGAGACCAGTAACGGAACGTATACCTATTCAACCTAATATTCCAGGTTTTGCTGACAATTTCGCTACAGCAACACCCACCGTAgtaatactaaataatttcCAAACTCCAAAGCCAGATACAGAGGAATCAGaggaaataaaagaaacagaatttattgaaatatcacAGGAACCATTCCAGAAACCAGCCAGTTCGATAACGGTGAACAATGTCATTGAAACAAGTaaccatatttatttgtcgAAGCCACCTCCTCTAAAACACGACAGACCGTCTTCACCAACAGTCGTTATTACTCCTAAACCACCACCAAATACAACTCCATATCCAATTAAATCAACAACAAAATACACAGCTTCTACTCCTAGCTTCGAATCATTCACAGAATACACTCCTACGACTTTCAAACCAGAGATGCAGACTTCTCCAGACGACCTAATTAATTTCCCACCAGTTCGCAATCCTATGTTAAACGTAACAGGATCAAACGCGATTTTCAATACCAGTATTACAATGTCAAACGATTTAGAAGTATTACACGACGTGGAGTTCACAACACCGTCCTGGCAAGAAGACGAAAAACTGAATGAGAAGATGAATCAATTCGTAAACAAAATCGTTGGAAGTCTGCAAGGCACATTCCAAGAGCTACACGACATTGTAATCCTAGACAAGAAGCCTAACGCaactattattaatactaGAACTACACCAAAGCCTACGAAAAAAACTCCAACTACGACTAAAAAACCGATTACTACGACTAAAAAACCAGCTAGACTGACTACGACAACTAAGAAACCGTTAAGGACTACAAAAAAACCGACTAAATTGACTACAGTTTATAGGAGACCAACGACTACTGCGCTTCCTACAACTACAAGTACATCAGCAAAAAAACCGGTACGTAGGAAACCTGCACGTAAACCTATTCgttattaattcaatttataaataattcaacatgaaattcaaaattatgatttcGACAAAGTCTGGATGAAATCCAACATACCCAAATTACTTTTTGGTGAAAAAAATTGGTAGCAAACTCCTTTTGGTTATGTGCTTAGAATTAGGCAAAAGGTACGTAttcttgtaatttatttttaatctaacgtttatagaataaaacacatatttaatttgaagtagaatataaatagtgataaatattattaatatagcaAACAACTATGACACTTATGTCgtcaactaatattacaaatcaaatgcatttactttatttaatttcaaataatccctaagataaaaaatgattGATTTAACTAGATGATTTAATCATTGTTGGTGCTCATATAACATAAATCATTATACTTctgttaacaaaaataattatattccaaggcaaaataattatactttaataattttcacctAATCATTTTAATTCATCGTAAAAGGCCGCGTCTGTGACTGTGTTTTCTGCAGGTAACTACTACGAAAAAGCCAAAACCGACGAAGAAAGTGACAACGACAATAGCGACGACGACAGTGACTGAGGCGTCGAACGACGAAGTGACCACAGAGGGATTTATAGACAACACCATCGACTATAATGATAAGAATTGTGAGTATTATTTACAGCTTAAACCTCTATGAAAACCGCCAGATTCTTGCACATATATGTACGGTAGAATAGTAGATATAGAGGTAGATTTATGtacagaacaaataaataaatattttccgtCTAAATTTTCCAGTGTGCGGAGTACGGCCATTAGTGAAGTCCGGTCGTATCGTTGGCGGGAAGAATGCAAAGTTCGGAGAGTGGCCGTGGCAGGTCCTAGTCAGGGAGTCCACGTGGCTGGGTCTCTTCACAAAGAACAAGTGTGGAGGAGTGCTGATCACCAGCAGATTCGTTACTACCGCTGCTCATTGTCAGCCTGGGTAAATTATCGTtttaactaaacaaaaaaaccaACCACCAAACATAAAACACgaagcacgtcattgcgttcACTGGTTCTCAATGCATGACAATAAATCGTGTCCGTCCAATATTGAGAAGTACGATCATCAGAAGCCGCGTTAATAGGTGCACAATTAGGCcacgcttatcataataacgcaTTGTCATCCACACTAAAcgtttgtacaaaatttcagcccAATCTGTTGAAGAC
This Plodia interpunctella isolate USDA-ARS_2022_Savannah chromosome 27, ilPloInte3.2, whole genome shotgun sequence DNA region includes the following protein-coding sequences:
- the flz gene encoding serine protease filzig; its protein translation is MTVREWFKFGKSIRGDVKQFVVLFVLLSILDNLLTCRGESLRESRKLFGGYRITPTHCKASRAAKYNRGNTICMFNHECVQRGGEVVGACMDGFLFGACCQLKSDSQSHIPKGPGVVMTSYLDYPEAESDTADYESENLDAWHNSFKPVVTPGYRPGVSSSPKPDGNTESVISDGLTQITNTLLNSPEKENNYIFKPERPGTVYTHSTIDHNLADTILLNKNGSIADNVARPSDFNIQISSMQTKPTVSPLSTSTTPTSKVVSTHRPVYTKPVFKPKPKPQASSTENYIMVSTVTKENPKVTELSSIDSIIQMLNNTPSLSDEITSPSSDMAEHKSSLGSTVSSWGEAGYGSNYINYYVSPGHYVTVKPGTSLYSTTSAYIPERYTTPKPQNKTPISSTIHTLKPVSVYSSTHAYYTKKPYTPNSIPEVVKTTARPQYSSPSSASQSTQQAIDAFNNYPTDPSNFGPSLTTFTYVTSSTTPAPPSSTRSPSPPYTSYITGSTPAKRPVTERIPIQPNIPGFADNFATATPTVVILNNFQTPKPDTEESEEIKETEFIEISQEPFQKPASSITVNNVIETSNHIYLSKPPPLKHDRPSSPTVVITPKPPPNTTPYPIKSTTKYTASTPSFESFTEYTPTTFKPEMQTSPDDLINFPPVRNPMLNVTGSNAIFNTSITMSNDLEVLHDVEFTTPSWQEDEKLNEKMNQFVNKIVGSLQGTFQELHDIVILDKKPNATIINTRTTPKPTKKTPTTTKKPITTTKKPARLTTTTKKPLRTTKKPTKLTTVYRRPTTTALPTTTSTSAKKPVTTTKKPKPTKKVTTTIATTTVTEASNDEVTTEGFIDNTIDYNDKNLCGVRPLVKSGRIVGGKNAKFGEWPWQVLVRESTWLGLFTKNKCGGVLITSRFVTTAAHCQPGFLASLVAVFGENDISGDKEPRRPVSRNVRRVIVHRQYDAATFENDLALLELESPVKFDAHIVPICMPPDNSDFTGRMATVTGWGRLKYGGGVPAVLQEVQVPVIENSACQEMFLTAGHQKNIRKSFICAGYANGQKDSCEGDSGGPLVLQRSDGRWQLVGTVSHGIRCAAPFLPGVYMRTSFYKPWLASVAGVRG